The DNA window GGTCATGCCCGAGGACACGCTCGCCGGCGGGGTATATCTCCCGGTGCCGCCCGACCGCGGGGTTTATCTCCGATAAATAGTATTGTACAATATGAAGAATACTGTTCGAGAGGCCTGGGTAGAGGGGCGGGATCGGAGGGAGCGCCGATGAGCGGGAAGTCCGCCGTGCTCGCGACCGACCTCTCGACCGCGAGCGAGACGATGGTCGAGTCGGAGGCGGGGCTGAACTGCCTCTCGCGGATCGGCGTCGACCGGATCCACCTCGTGACCGTGGTTCCCTCGAACGTCCACTCCGGGATGCCGGGGATCGACTTCGAGAAGCGGCGCAAGCGCGGGCTTCGCCGCTACCGGGAGGCGATCGAGGCCGCCGGCTTCGACGTCGAGACGCACGTCGTCCGGGGGACGCCTCACCGCCGGATCAACGGGATCGCGGGCGCGGTCGGCGCGGACCTGATACTCGTCGGCTCCCGCGGGAAGAGCCCGCTCGAGAACCGCGTCATCGGGTCGACGGCGCGGAACCTGGCCCGGACCACGGTGGTGCCGCTGCTCGTCGACCGGATCGAACGCGGCGTCGACGACCCCGAGACGGTGCGACGGCACCTGTTCAGGCGGACGCTGTTCGCGACCGACTTCTCCGAGAACGCCGAGCGCGCCTTCGAGACGTTCGCGTACCTCAGACACGCGACCGAGGAGGTCACGCTGGTCCACGTTCGCTCGCCGAAGGACGACACCGGAGACGAGGGCGACGTGGAGGCGCGGCTCGGCGAGCTCACCGACCGCCTCGACGAGTGGGGACTCGACTCCCGGATCGATGTCAGGCGCGGCGACCCCGCGACGGAGATCCTCGCCGCGGAGCGCGACCACGAGCCGAGCACGCTGCTCCTCGGCTCGCGCGGCCGGAGCCGGCTGCGGCGGCTGCTCCTGGGCAGCGTGAGCGAGGAGGTCGTCGTGAACGCGACCGGCAACGTCCTCCTGGTGCCGCCGCCGCGGTCGGCCTGATAGCGTTTATCGTAACTGTTTACCGGTGCGTCGCCGGGACGGGCCGGGGGAGCGCCGGAAACGACTTGCAATAAACGCCATGAACGCACCGCGCCGAACATCGGCGGATTCGAGGGCTCTCGCACGGAATTGTGTGTTCCATACACAAGCCTTTTAGGCACACGGGGCGTACTCGCGGGCAATATCATGCCAGACTCGTTGGCCGAACAGCTCCGGAGCGACATGGAGTGTGAGGGGTTACTGGAGTGTTTCCACGGGCTCAAACCGCTCGACCGGGAGTGTTTCCAGGTGCTCGTCGAGAGCGAGGAGCCGCTGACGATAGACGAGATCGGCGAGGCCGTCGACCGGGAGCGCTCGACCGCCTACCGGGCGGTCCAGCGGCTCCTCCAGACCGGGTTCATCAGCAAAGAGCAGATCAACTACGACCAGGGCGGCTACTACCACGTCTACCAGCCGACCGACCCCGAGAAGATCTCGGGGGAGATGCAGCGGATGCTGAACGACTGGTACGCGAAGATGGGCCAGCTCATCCAGGAGTTCGAGGACAAGTACGAGGGTGCCGAGTCGGCGACCGCCTCGAGCTGATCGGTCCGCACCGGATCGAAACGCGCAACCCGGAACCGCTTTTTTCGGCCGACTTCGTCGAGTTCTACAGCAGGACCCGGTTTGATTCGGGGTGGTCAGTACGGGTGAGGGAGTGGGCGATCGCCGGGGCGGTGGCGCGCCGGTGAGCGGGCCGAAGGCCCGCGAACCGCCCGCGAGGGACGCGACGACCGAAGGGAGTCGCGAGGCTGGGGAGGTGTGAGGTGCGGGGCGGTTGCGTTCCCGCGAGCGAAGCGAGCGGGAGCATGGAAGTCGCAGCCCGCGCAGCGAACGGAGTGAGCGAGCAGGACCGTCTTCCAGTGGTCGGGTGGGACTCAAAGGGGCAGCCGGCTCCGGGAAGACGGCCGACGCAAGGACCGCAGGAGCGAACGGAGTGAGCGACGAGGACCACAGCGAGGCCCTCGACCGGAGCCAGCTGGGGCTTTGGTGGTGGTCACCGCGCCAGCAACGATCCCGTTCTCATCACCCCGATCACTCACGAAACCCCCGTACAACAAGCAACTTTCAGCGATCGAGAGCCTCGGACGACGTATCCGCACGCGGACTGGAATACCGACGACCCCCTACGGTCGGGGACAGGGTTATACGCGACGTACCGGGACCTGAACCATGACGCTGTACGACTGTACACACCGGGTCGAGACGGGAATGCCGACGTATCCCGGCGACCCCGACGTGTCGTGTTCCCCCCACGCGACCCACGAGGCGGACGGCTACGAGGTGACCGCCCTCGAACTGGGGAGCCACGCCGGGACGCACATCGACGCGCCGCGCCACACCGAACCCGACGGGCGGACGCTCGGGGCGTACGACGTCGAGAGGTTCCGGTTCGACGCGCGCCTCGTCGACTGTGGCGGCCTCGGCGCACGCGAGGCGATCCCGCCGGACGCGGTTCCCGAGACCGAGGCGGAGCTGCTGGCGTTTCGGACCGGCTGGGACGACCGCTGGGGGACCGAGCGGTACCTCGACCATCCCTACCTGGCTCCCGCGACGGCCCGGCGCTGCGCCGAGGCCGGCCACCACGTGGCCACCGACACGCTCAATCCCGACCCGACGCCGACCGAGCGCGCGAGTCCGGACGAGCCCTCGGGCGTGCCGGCCCACCGCGCGCTGCTCGGTGCGGGGCGGTTCGTCGTCGAGAACCTGACCGGGCTCGAGCGGCTGCCCGAGCGAGTCACCCTCCACGCCTACCCGTTGGCCGTCGACGCCGACGGCGCGCCGATCCGGGCGGTCGCGGAAACCGACGCGGACCGGGAGTTCGGCCGAGAGCGAGACGAGACCGCCGGGAAGTGAGCGGACGAGGATCGATGCGTAGTGAGAACCGGCCGTCGTGTCGCCGAACGGTCGCCGGACCGATCCCGGTGGATCGGTTCGTCCGTTCGACTCGTCGGATCGATTCGTCGGATCGATTCGTCGGATCGCGACTCAGCGACGGCGGAGCGCGTAGGCCGCGTAGCCGACCGCGGCGAGCAGCCCGGTGAAGAGCAGGCTCCCGGTCGCGGCGGGCGTGGTCGTGACGTACTGGCCGAACGGGTCGGTAAGCGCGATCACGCCCACGGTGAGGACGACGCCGATCAGGATCGTCACCGCGCCGAACGCCTTGAACGCCGCGTCGAGGTCGATACGCGAGGAACGCGATGAGTGACTCATACCTCCGGGTACGCGTTCCACACATAAATGGACGGATGCGGATTCTCACGCGCGGAGAACACGTCGGCTCGGAGTCACGACAGATCGTGTAGAGAGATCCCACGGAAGCGGGCATACGTGACTGGCCACTGGAACGCCCCGATCGACGATCGGACCCTGCCGCGACGCGGAGGCCGACTCGCCGAAGCGGATCGGCTCCCAGTCCGTGGATCGTCGTCTCTGGTTCGAGTATCCGTAAATAGTATTCGTACGTTATCCATCGTTTCCCGTCTCTCACGCGAATATAGTATTGTGCTAAGAACCCAAAACCGTTATATCTCCCTGTCGGCTACCGTCGGGTACATGACCGACATCGATCGACCGACTCGACGCGGAACGCGGGCGGCGAGAGGCGGAGGGAGCCGATGACCGGGACGGGACTCCTCGCGGGCGCGTCGCCGTCGGTACGGGCGCTCGCGGTGATCGGCGTCGTCCTCCTCGAGGCGATCGCCCTCTACGCCGGGTACGGGGCCGTCGAGGAGGCGGTCGGGTCGGCCGTCTTGGACCGGCTCGCGAACGGGAGATGATCGGCCCGTTCGGGACGGTCGAACCCCTCGGACTCGGCCCGGAGATCTTCGGCCTGTTCGTCGCCTTCGGCTTCATGGTCGGCGTGTTCTTCGGGTTCTTCGGGATGGGCGGGTCGTTCCTCGTCACGCCCGCGCTCCTGATCCTGGGGTACCCGGCCCCGGTCGCCATCGGCAGCTCGATGGCGTTCGTGTTCGGGACCGCCGCGATCGCGACGATGAAACACCACGACGCCGGGCAGGTCGACTACAAGCTCGGCGCGCTGATGTTCGTCGGACTCACCGTCGGCATCCAGATCGGGAGCCGACTCGTCTTCGGGCTCGAGGTGTTGGGGATCGCGAACGTCGTGGTCGGCGTCGCGTACGTGATACTGCTCGCGGCGATAGGCGTGTTGTTCACGCGGAGCGCGCTCGACGCCGAGGACGACGGCGGTGACACGGGCGAGGGAGACGACGAGAACGGCGGAAGCGACGAGAACGGCCGAAGTGACGGCGACGGTGAAGACGACGCCGACGAGGTCCCCGCGCTAGCCCGGCGGATCCAGTCGTACGAGGTCCCGCCGATGACGACGCTCGCGGACGGGAGTCGGGCGTCGCTGTGGACGATCTCCGGCGTCGGCGGCGTGGTGGGACTCGTCTCCGGCTTCCTCGGCGTCGGCGGCGGATTCGTCCGCATGCCCGCGATCTACTACGCCATCGGCACCTCGCTCGCGGCCGCCGTCGGGACGAGCCTCTTCGGGGGGCTCATGTCCGGGGCGGTGGGGGCGTTCACCTACGGACGCGCGGGCGTGATCGACCTCGGGATCGTCACGGCGCTGCTCGTCGGCAGCGCGCTCGGCGCGCGGATCGGCTCGAGCGCGACCGCCTACGTCGACGAGGAGGACGTGACGGTCTACTTCGGGCTCATGCTGCTCGTCGCCAGCGCCGCCGTCGGGATCGGCGAGCTCTCCGTGTGGCTCGCGATGCCCGTCCTCGACCGGCTCAGCTTCGTCCTGTTGATCGGATCCGCGCTGCTCGTCTGTGCGACCATCCTCTATCACGGGGCGCTCGCGGTGCGGCGGACCCGCGGCGTCCCCGGTTCTCCCCGGCGCGGCGAGTGAGCGGCCCGTTCGGCGGTGGATTCCCCCTCGTTTTTCCCCCGGATGAGAGTATTGTATCGAATATCCAAAACCGTTATGAGCGTGGGGCGTGTACCTATCGGTGATGACGCAAACCAGCGAATCCGTGCCGACCGAACCCGTGGCGCTCGAGAGCGCCGACGACTTCGACGACTTCGTCGCCGACCACGACGTCGTGCTCGTGGACTTCCACGCCGACTGGTGCGGGCCCTGTCAGATGATGGAGCCGGCGGTCGAGGCGGTGGCGGCCGAGACGGACGCGGCGGTCCTCAAGGTCGACGTGGACCGGCATCAGGGGCTCGCCGGCGAGTACGGGGTCCAGGGGATCCCGACGCTTCTGGTGTTCGTCGACGGCGAGATCGCCGACCGGATGGTCGGCGCGCAGACCGAGGACGCCCTCCGGGAGGCCGTCGCCGGGCGATCGAGCGCATGATCGCCGCGAGCGCGACGAACCCGACGAGCCCGACGAGCCCGACGACGCGGGAGGGGCCCGCATGACGCCGCGCGAGATCCGGGCGGACGTTCCCGCGCTGGACGAGGAGACGGCGTACCTCAACTACGGCGCGCACGGGCCGAGCCCGGAGTACGTCGTCGACGCCGCCGCCGACTTCCTCGCCGACCACGAGTACGACCCGATCGGGACCGACCCCTACGAGCGCGCGTTCGGCACCTACGAGACGGTCCGCGAGCGGATCGCCGACTTCCTCGGAGCCGACGCCGAGGAGATCGCCCTGACGGAGAGCACGACCGACGGGATCGCGCGGATCGCCGCCGCGATCGACTGGGAACCCGGCGACGTCGTCGTCCGGACCGACCTCGAACACCCGGCCGGCGTGCTGCCCTGGCGGCAGCTCGAGGAGGAGGCCGGGATCGAGGTCCGCGTCGTCGAGACCGAGAACGGTCGGATCGACCGCGACGCCTACGCCGACGCGGTCGCGGACGCGCGGCTCGTCTGTTTCAGCGCGATCACCTGGACGCACGGCACCCGACTTCCCGTCCGGGACCTCGTGGAGATCGCGAACGACGCGGGCGCGTTCACCCTCGTCGACGCGGTCCAGTCACCGGGGCAGGTCCCCGTCGACCTCCACGAGTGGGGCGCGGACGCGGTCGCGGGTGCCGGCCACAAGTGGCTGCTCGGGCCGTGGGGAGCGGGCTTCCTCTACGTCGACCGCGCGGTCGCCGAGGGGATGACGCCGAGTTCCGTCGGCTACCGCGGGGTCGAGACGCCGACCGCCCACGACATCGAGTACGCGCCCGGCGCGAAGCGCTTCGAGGTCGGCACCACGACGCCGGCGGCGCACGTCGGGCTGCTCGAGGGGATCGACGCGATCGAGTCGGTCGGCCTCGACGCGATCACGAGCCGGATCGAGGACCTCACCGACCGCCTGAAGGCGGGCCTCGACGGGGAGCGGCTCCTGAGCCCGACCGAGTACGAGACCGGGCTCGTCACCGTCGACGTCGCGGAGCCCGAGGCGACCGTCGAGCGACTCCTCGAGCGGGGGATCGTCATCCGGGACCTTCCGCACCCGGACGCGGTCCGCGTGTCGGTCCACGCGGTCTCGACGGAGCGGGAGATCGATGACGTCGTCGCGGCGCTTTCCGAGGAGCCGTAGACGGCGACGAGACGCCCGCCGTTCCGTCGACGGCACGACCGCCGTTCCGCCGTCGACGACGGGACCGACCGATTTTTGCGCGGTCGGCACAATACAGTCGTATGGGATTTCACACGTTCGACGCCGACCGGGCGGCGAAGCTCGAGGACCCCGAGCGCTACGCCTGGGTCTCCCGCGAGGAGCTGATCGACGCGGTCGACCCCGCCCCCGACGGGACGGTCGCCGACCTCGGCAGCGGCACGGGCTTTTACACCGACGACGTCGCGCCCCACGCCGGGACGGTGTACGGCGTCGACGTCCAGGCGGCGATGCACGACCGCTACCGCGAGAAGGGGCTCCCCGAGAACGTCGAGCTTGTCGAGAGCGACGTGGCCGACCTGCCGTTCGACGCGGGCGCGCTCGACGCCGCCTTCTCGACGATGACGTTCCACGAGTTCGCCGACGACGACGCGGTCGCCGAACTCGCCAGGGTGTTGCGGACCGGCGGTCGCCTCGCGACCTTCGACTGGACCGCCGACGGCGACGGGGTCGCCGGACCGCCGCTCGACGAGCGGTACGACCTCACGGACGCGACCGAGATGCTCGAAGACGCCGGCTTCGAGGTCGTCCACGGAACGACCCGCACGGAGACGTTCGCGGTCGTCGCGCTGGCACCGTGAGAGCGAGGATCTGAATATCCTTTGTGAGTTCTCGACGGGCGGTACGTTCCGGCCCGATTTCTATCAGTACAGTCAAAATAACGAGCGATCGCCGGAGCGGTGGCGCGCCGGTGAGTGCCGCGGAGCGGCACGAACCGCCCGCGAGGGACGCCACGAGCGCTTGAAAAGCGCGAGTGGCGAGGCTGGGGAGGCGTGAGGTGCGGGGCGGTACGGTTGGGTGGGACTCAAAGGGGCAGTCGCGAGGACGACGCCCGGCGACGGAAGCACCACAGCGAAGGAGCGGGAGCGACTGAGCGAGGAGCGCACCGAGCCGCGCGAGTCCTCGCGGCTGGGGCTTTGGAGACGTTCACCGCGCCAGCAACGATCCCGAACCGATCGACCCGATATCTCTCAAAACAACCGTTCTATAAGCACGCTCCAACGAGCGGGCGTTTCAAACGAATCCTGTCGAAAAACGTATTCAAACGGATCAGAATCCGGATCTCGACCCGTCACTCTACGTGCTCGTCCACCCACGCGGCAAGGTCGTCGCCGGGGATGAACCCCTCCGCACGCCGGGCGACCGGCTCGCCGTCGACGAAGAGGACGAACAGCGGGACGCTTCGCACGTCGAAGCGCTCGACGAGCGGCGGGTCGTCGCGGGGGTTGAGAAGCGCCACGTCGACGTCGACCGTGCGCGCGACGTTCCCGAGGACGGGCTCCATGCTCGCGCAGATCCCGCAGCCCTCGGTGTAGAACTCGACGAGCGCGGCGTCGGTGCCGGCGAGGAACTCGTCGAGAGCGACCTCGTCGGCCAGCGCGGTCGGCCGATCGCGGGAGCCGTTCCCGACGCGATCGTCGCCGCCGGACGACACAGTATTGGAGTTCATACACACTATTGATGTCGAGACGGCATAAAGGCTCGCTTCCGAAGGACCCGTCAGTCGTCGCTCGGCGCGGCGGCGGGCGCGCCCTCGGCGTTCCGGCTGCGCCAGAGCCCTTGAGCGTACGCGCCGACGAACATGCCGCCGATCGCGTAGAGGATCGGCCAGTTGCCGACGCCGAGGCTGGCGTAGGCCGCGCCGGGACAGATCCCGGAGAGCCCCCAGCCGACGCCGAAGACCGAGCCGCCGACGAGGACGTTCCGGTCGAACGACTTCAGTCGCCGGCGGTACGGTCGACCCGTCAAGGGGGCCGACTCGCGCAGCCTCGGCAGCGTCCAGAACGCGATCCCCGCGACGATCGAGCCGCCGAACATCACGAACAGGAGGCCGAGGTCGTCGAACGTCAGGAAGGCCAGGACGACCTCCGGCCGGGCCATGTGGCTGAACCCGAGCCCGAAGCCGAACACGAGCCCGCCGAGGAGGACGAGCGGCATGAAGAGCGGGTGTCGGCTCACGGGGCCACCCCCAGCGCCGCGACGGCGTTCGCGGTCAAAATCGCGACGAGGAGGAACGTCGCCACGCCGACGAGCGAGGTGCGCGAGACCGACCCGACGCCGCAGATGCCGTGGCCCGAGGTACACCCCTTCCCGACGCGGGTGCCGATCCCGACGAGGACCCCGCCGACGAACAGTCGCCACGGCGAGACCCCGGTGGTCCAGGCGCTGCCCGCGACCGACCAGGGGTCGCCCTGGTAGATCAGCGCGTAGACGGCCGCGCCGCCGATTATCCCCAGGGTGAAGACGACGCGCCAGTCGCGCGAGGAACGGTACTGCGCGAACCGCGAGCGCCCCGAGACGTACGAGAGCGTCGACTCGAGGAACGTGCTCGCGCCCGCCGCGATCCCCGTTCCGAGGTAGATCAGGACGGTGCCGAGCCCGACGAGCAGCCCGCCGATCGCGTACCGCGAGACCCCGTTGGGAAACAGCGCGTCGACGGTGCCGGCCCCGAGCAGGTCTGCGAGAGCGGAGGCGATCATCGGCGATCACCGCCGGTCGTGGTCGGGCCCGTCGCGTGCCGGGTCACGGTCGGGTCGCGGACCGCGATCGGTTCGGGGATCGCGATCTGATCGGGAGTCACGGTCGGGTCAGTCGTCGCTCGTGAGCGCATCCTGGCTCGCGGCGCAGTTGTTCGGGCCGAGCTCGAGCGCGAACGCCTCGTCGTCGTCGACGGGGTTCCGCCCGAGGTTGGTTGCGATGACCTCCTCGTAATTGGCCGGTCGGGGGGCATGTCCGCGAGGACGGTCTCGACGAAGGTAGCCTCGTCGGCCGAGAGCGCGTCCATGCGCTCGCGGAGGTCGCCGATCGACGCGGTGTAGGTGCCGTCGGCGGCCGGCTCGGCCGCGTCGCTGAAGTGCGCGCCGCCGACGAGGACGTCGTCGCCGACCGTCAACACGCGGTTCCGAAGCGAGTCGTACAGGGTCCGGGCGGCCGCGGGAGCGCCCTCGTCGCCCTCCTCGAGGTCGGGGCGGGCGACGCTCTCGACGAAGAGCCCGTCGCCGGTCGCGAGCAGGCTCCCGCCGAGCAGATAGGAGGTCATCCCGGTGGTGTGGCCGGGCGTGAACACGGTCTCGATCGTCGCCTCGCCGACCGCGAACTCGTCGCCGTCGGTCGTCAGCGTGACCTCGTCCGCGTAGGTGACGCCGCGGTCGGCGGCGGCGGACGGCAGGACCGCCTCGACGCCCTCGGCGGCCAGCTCGCGGAGCCCGGAGACGTGGTCCGCGTGGACGTGCGTGTCGAACGCGTACGTCAGCTCGACGCCGAGTTCCGCGGCGTCGGCGAGGTAGCGGTCGGTGAACGCGCGGAGCGGGTCGATCACGGCGGCCTCGCCGTCGTCGTACAGCAGGTAGGCGAGACAGCCGCTCGAGGGACGCTGGTACTGGAGGAGCGTTCCCGGCCCGTCGTAGCCGGTCACCTCGTGGGCCTCGTAGATCGACGCCCAGCCGTTCATGCCGTCCTCGAGGTGGTCGACGTCGTAGCCGCGGTCGGCGAGCGCGCCGGCGACGTACTCGCTCGCGCCGCCCTTCGCACACAGCACGGTGACGTGCTCGTCGTCGGGGATCGGCCCGAGGACGGCGTCGTCGATCTCCTCGTCGAGGAAGTGGAAGTAGGGCGCGTTGATCGAGTCGACGCTCTCGCCGTCGATACGCCACTCCTCGTAGTCGCTCGACGTCCGCGCGTCGAGCAGCATCACCGACTCTCCGGCGTCGATGCGGTCTTTGAGCGTTTCGGGTGCGATCGAGTCGACGTCCGAGTCCGGCGTCGGAAAGTCCATCTCGTCTGCGTCCATGTACGCCCTCCACTATCGGACGTATCGGCTTAAGCTTTCTCATGATAATGTACAATATATACAATATTTAGATGTTGGACGAGGAACCGATACTCGAACCTAAACGAGTTGAAACAGCAGTTTAGTCGGGATTCACGCGAAGTACTCCGAGATACGGCCGAATCGAAACGTGGTGTCGTTCAGTAGTTCAGGTCAATCACAAGAATCGACACACTTATCTCCGAACATTCAATATTGTGCTACATCCCCAACACGGGGACCGCAACCATGAGCACGGAAACCGCGACCGAGACGCTCGACGTGAAGGGAAAGAACTGCCCGATGCCGGTCATCGAGACCAAGGGGGCGTTCGACGGCCTCGAGGTCGGCGACGTCCTCGAGGTCGTCTCGACCGACTCGGGGAGCATGAGCGACATCGAGGGGTGGGCGGAATCGACCGCGGGTGCCGAGCTGGTCGACCAGGAGGAGGCCACCGAGGACGGGACGGCGGTGTACAAACACTACGTCCGGAAGGCGGAGTGAGATGAGCGCGGACACACAGTCGTCCGAGGACGGCGAGTTCTCGCCCGACGACGTCGCCGACCTGCGCGCGCAGGTCGAGGCGCTGGAGACCGAGGTCGACGACCTCCGGAGCGAGGTCGACGACGGAGGCCCCGGAAGGATGGTGATCATCGCGACAAAGGGGACGCTCGACATGGCGTACCCGCCGCTGATCCTCGCGAGCACGGCCGCCGCGTTCGGCTACGACGTCACCGTCTTCCACACCTTCTGGGGCCTCGAGATCCTCCACGAGGAGAACTCGAAGGACCTCGGGTTGAGTTCCGTCGGCAACCCCAACATGCCCGTTCCGAACGCCATCGCCGCGCTCCCGGGGATGGACCGGATGACGGCGCGGATGATGCGAAACCGGATCGAGGACAACGACGTGGCCTCGGTCGAGGAGCTGATCGAGACCTCCCTCGCGAGCGGCGTCGACCTCCAGGCGTGTCAGATGACGATCGATCTCCTCGGCTACGACGAGGACGACTTCTACGACGGCGTGACGACCGGCGTGGGCGCGGCCTCCGCCTTCCGGGACATGGCCGAGGCCGACGTCCAACTCCTCGTTTGAACCGCCCAGGCGGCACGCGACCGGCCCGCTTCGACTGAGCCGTTTCGGCCCGACTCGCTTCGACCCGACTCGCTTCGCCAGAGCGAAGCGAACGGATCCGTCAGGACTCGTTTTCCGGCGACCGCGACCGCCCGATCGCCTTCGAGAGCGCGAGCACGTAGCCAAGCCCGTACTGTATCTCGGGGTCGCGGAGCCCGCGTGCGAGCCCCACGGCACCCACCTTCGACGGCTCGCTCCGCTGGGCCGCGCCGAGCCCCGCCAGGAGCGTCTTCGTTCCCTCGCGGACCTCCTCGTCGGCCGCGGCGTCCGCGACCTCGCCGAGGGCGGCCCCGGTGCCCGCGAGCGACCGAACCATCCCGTCGTCGAGCGCCGCGGTCGCGAGCGAGCCGACCTGCCCCAGCTCCGCGAGCTCGTCGAGGGTGCCGCTCCGCTGGAGTTCGATCAGCGTCTCCATCGCCTCCCGGAGCTCGTCGCCGTTGTCGCCGACGGTCGCCGCGAGTTCGACGGTCTCCGCCGTCGCCAGCCCGTCGGCCGACTCCGCGAGCGTCGACGCCGTGCCCGCGAGCTCGACGACCATCTCGTCCGTGAGCGCGGCCTCGCCGAGCGCGAGCACGTCGAGCAGGTCGTTGACCGCGTCGAGCCGGTCGAGGAACGTCGCGACGGCCTCGGGGTTCTCGGCGACGAGCGCCTCGAGCTCGTCGCGGTCGAGGTCCTCCCGACCGACGTCGTCCGCCCTCCCGGCGTCGTCCGCCCTCCCGGCGTCGTTCGCCTCCGCGACGTCGTCCGCCTCCTCGGCGTCTTCCCCCGACATCTCAGAGCAACCCCCGGGCGGTGAGCCAGTAGGCCTCGTTGTACGCCAGCTTCGACCAGTGGAGCTTCTCCGAGGGCGGCGCGGGCGACGGCGGGTTCTCGTAGTCGAACTCGACGAACGACGCCGCGTCCATCCCCGTCTCGACGAAACAGAGCGTCTTGCCGTCGTACGTCGCCGTCGCGGGGCGGCCGCGGACCTCGCTCGCGATCCGCCGGGCCACGACGCCCGCCTGGTAGTGGGCGACGCTGCCCGCGTTGGGGACGCCCGTCGTCGCGGCGTCGCCGATCGCGTAGACGCCCTCGGCGCGCTCGGCCTCGAGCGTGTGCTTGTCGACGTCGACCCACCCGCGGTCGCCGAGGTCGGCCTCCGCGACGACGTCGACGCCGCGGTGCGGCGGGACGCCGACGAGGAGGTCGTAGTCGAGTTCGGTCCCCTCCATGGAGGCGATCGTCCCCGCGTCGGGATCGACCGCCTCGACGTTGAAGAACGTCTCCACGCCGATGTCGCGCTCGTCCATGAGCGGTCGCGC is part of the Halorubrum aethiopicum genome and encodes:
- a CDS encoding universal stress protein, which gives rise to MSGKSAVLATDLSTASETMVESEAGLNCLSRIGVDRIHLVTVVPSNVHSGMPGIDFEKRRKRGLRRYREAIEAAGFDVETHVVRGTPHRRINGIAGAVGADLILVGSRGKSPLENRVIGSTARNLARTTVVPLLVDRIERGVDDPETVRRHLFRRTLFATDFSENAERAFETFAYLRHATEEVTLVHVRSPKDDTGDEGDVEARLGELTDRLDEWGLDSRIDVRRGDPATEILAAERDHEPSTLLLGSRGRSRLRRLLLGSVSEEVVVNATGNVLLVPPPRSA
- a CDS encoding helix-turn-helix domain-containing protein, with protein sequence MPDSLAEQLRSDMECEGLLECFHGLKPLDRECFQVLVESEEPLTIDEIGEAVDRERSTAYRAVQRLLQTGFISKEQINYDQGGYYHVYQPTDPEKISGEMQRMLNDWYAKMGQLIQEFEDKYEGAESATASS
- a CDS encoding cyclase family protein; translated protein: MTLYDCTHRVETGMPTYPGDPDVSCSPHATHEADGYEVTALELGSHAGTHIDAPRHTEPDGRTLGAYDVERFRFDARLVDCGGLGAREAIPPDAVPETEAELLAFRTGWDDRWGTERYLDHPYLAPATARRCAEAGHHVATDTLNPDPTPTERASPDEPSGVPAHRALLGAGRFVVENLTGLERLPERVTLHAYPLAVDADGAPIRAVAETDADREFGRERDETAGK
- a CDS encoding DUF7512 family protein translates to MTGTGLLAGASPSVRALAVIGVVLLEAIALYAGYGAVEEAVGSAVLDRLANGR
- a CDS encoding sulfite exporter TauE/SafE family protein encodes the protein MIGPFGTVEPLGLGPEIFGLFVAFGFMVGVFFGFFGMGGSFLVTPALLILGYPAPVAIGSSMAFVFGTAAIATMKHHDAGQVDYKLGALMFVGLTVGIQIGSRLVFGLEVLGIANVVVGVAYVILLAAIGVLFTRSALDAEDDGGDTGEGDDENGGSDENGRSDGDGEDDADEVPALARRIQSYEVPPMTTLADGSRASLWTISGVGGVVGLVSGFLGVGGGFVRMPAIYYAIGTSLAAAVGTSLFGGLMSGAVGAFTYGRAGVIDLGIVTALLVGSALGARIGSSATAYVDEEDVTVYFGLMLLVASAAVGIGELSVWLAMPVLDRLSFVLLIGSALLVCATILYHGALAVRRTRGVPGSPRRGE
- the trxA gene encoding thioredoxin, whose protein sequence is MTQTSESVPTEPVALESADDFDDFVADHDVVLVDFHADWCGPCQMMEPAVEAVAAETDAAVLKVDVDRHQGLAGEYGVQGIPTLLVFVDGEIADRMVGAQTEDALREAVAGRSSA
- a CDS encoding aminotransferase class V-fold PLP-dependent enzyme — its product is MTPREIRADVPALDEETAYLNYGAHGPSPEYVVDAAADFLADHEYDPIGTDPYERAFGTYETVRERIADFLGADAEEIALTESTTDGIARIAAAIDWEPGDVVVRTDLEHPAGVLPWRQLEEEAGIEVRVVETENGRIDRDAYADAVADARLVCFSAITWTHGTRLPVRDLVEIANDAGAFTLVDAVQSPGQVPVDLHEWGADAVAGAGHKWLLGPWGAGFLYVDRAVAEGMTPSSVGYRGVETPTAHDIEYAPGAKRFEVGTTTPAAHVGLLEGIDAIESVGLDAITSRIEDLTDRLKAGLDGERLLSPTEYETGLVTVDVAEPEATVERLLERGIVIRDLPHPDAVRVSVHAVSTEREIDDVVAALSEEP
- a CDS encoding class I SAM-dependent methyltransferase codes for the protein MGFHTFDADRAAKLEDPERYAWVSREELIDAVDPAPDGTVADLGSGTGFYTDDVAPHAGTVYGVDVQAAMHDRYREKGLPENVELVESDVADLPFDAGALDAAFSTMTFHEFADDDAVAELARVLRTGGRLATFDWTADGDGVAGPPLDERYDLTDATEMLEDAGFEVVHGTTRTETFAVVALAP
- a CDS encoding thioredoxin family protein, which gives rise to MNSNTVSSGGDDRVGNGSRDRPTALADEVALDEFLAGTDAALVEFYTEGCGICASMEPVLGNVARTVDVDVALLNPRDDPPLVERFDVRSVPLFVLFVDGEPVARRAEGFIPGDDLAAWVDEHVE
- a CDS encoding YeeE/YedE family protein, with protein sequence MPLVLLGGLVFGFGLGFSHMARPEVVLAFLTFDDLGLLFVMFGGSIVAGIAFWTLPRLRESAPLTGRPYRRRLKSFDRNVLVGGSVFGVGWGLSGICPGAAYASLGVGNWPILYAIGGMFVGAYAQGLWRSRNAEGAPAAAPSDD
- a CDS encoding YeeE/YedE family protein, with amino-acid sequence MIASALADLLGAGTVDALFPNGVSRYAIGGLLVGLGTVLIYLGTGIAAGASTFLESTLSYVSGRSRFAQYRSSRDWRVVFTLGIIGGAAVYALIYQGDPWSVAGSAWTTGVSPWRLFVGGVLVGIGTRVGKGCTSGHGICGVGSVSRTSLVGVATFLLVAILTANAVAALGVAP
- a CDS encoding sulfurtransferase TusA family protein; this encodes MSTETATETLDVKGKNCPMPVIETKGAFDGLEVGDVLEVVSTDSGSMSDIEGWAESTAGAELVDQEEATEDGTAVYKHYVRKAE